One part of the Tenacibaculum sp. 190130A14a genome encodes these proteins:
- a CDS encoding geranylgeranyl reductase family protein has translation MQTFDVAIIGSGPSGASTAFHLAKNGISTVIIEKETLPRYKTCGGGFVFRGRKDLPFNIDSVVEKEFHTVDIYLGKKLHFQTHREDPTITMIMRDSFDNLIVEKAKELGCTILENHKLKKLQFENDQIVLETSEDKITAKFVIAADGALSPTAKMAGWKEDTRKLIPALEYEVEVPEEDFERLSKEVRFDIDAIPYGYAWNFPKKNHLSVGVASARRTKINLKEYYQEYLKTIGLTNIVSESQHGFQIPVAPRTDGFVKNNVFLIGDAAGFADPITAEGISNAIYSGKLAAEALIESELDSEKASQLYIEKLEEKLLPEIETGLWLSKWFYEQKTVRNILLKKYGQRFADAMADVFHGKRSYPTNIKQRIKEKIKELVF, from the coding sequence ATGCAAACATTTGATGTAGCCATTATTGGGAGTGGCCCCTCAGGAGCTTCTACGGCATTTCATTTAGCCAAAAATGGAATTTCTACTGTAATTATAGAAAAAGAAACCCTACCTCGTTACAAAACCTGTGGAGGAGGATTTGTTTTTAGAGGACGAAAAGATTTACCTTTTAATATTGATTCTGTAGTTGAAAAAGAGTTTCATACAGTTGACATTTATCTTGGTAAAAAGCTACACTTTCAAACACATAGAGAAGACCCTACTATTACAATGATCATGCGAGATTCTTTTGATAATCTCATTGTTGAGAAAGCAAAAGAATTAGGATGTACTATTTTGGAGAACCATAAACTTAAAAAGTTACAATTTGAAAACGATCAAATTGTTTTAGAAACTTCAGAAGATAAGATTACCGCGAAGTTTGTTATAGCTGCCGATGGTGCTTTAAGTCCAACAGCTAAAATGGCTGGATGGAAAGAAGATACTAGAAAATTGATTCCTGCATTAGAATATGAAGTTGAAGTACCAGAAGAAGATTTTGAACGCTTATCAAAAGAGGTACGTTTTGATATTGATGCAATTCCTTATGGCTACGCATGGAACTTTCCTAAGAAAAATCATCTATCTGTAGGTGTTGCTTCTGCGAGAAGAACCAAAATAAATTTAAAAGAATATTATCAAGAATATTTAAAAACAATTGGTTTAACCAATATTGTAAGTGAATCGCAGCATGGATTTCAAATCCCCGTTGCTCCCCGTACAGATGGTTTTGTAAAAAACAATGTTTTTTTAATTGGTGATGCAGCTGGTTTTGCGGATCCGATTACCGCCGAAGGTATTTCCAATGCTATTTATAGCGGAAAATTAGCTGCTGAAGCTCTTATTGAAAGTGAATTAGATTCTGAGAAAGCTTCTCAATTGTACATAGAAAAACTAGAAGAAAAGTTATTACCTGAAATTGAGACAGGCTTATGGCTTTCAAAATGGTTTTATGAGCAAAAGACTGTTCGAAATATTTTATTGAAAAAATATGGACAACGTTTTGCTGATGCCATGGCAGATGTTTTTCATGGAAAAAGAAGTTATCCTACAAATATTAAACAGCGAATCAAGGAAAAGATTAAAGAACTGGTGTTTTAA
- a CDS encoding endonuclease/exonuclease/phosphatase family protein yields MRKIVLFLNSIFATALLLSYVLPYISPKTIPAFAVFSLFVPLLIIINVLFLIYWLIKLHKNFILSALILGIGWFIAPPFFKFSKKDVVLNNDLKVMTYNVRLFNHYKHEEDESTEKKIYQFINNQSPDIVALQEFYNSKDLDIKLKYKYIKTKSKSNKFGLAIYSKYPIINSGSLNFEHSANNTIFVDILKNKDTIRIYNVHLESLKINPKKENFGEKDSEKLFKRLQNGFKKQVAQTERILKHEASWKGKKVMCGDFNNTAYSWVYQKLSKNKKDTFIEAGFGLGKSFRYIYPLRIDFVFTDTKATINQFKTFNQIKFSDHHPILTRMHW; encoded by the coding sequence ATGCGTAAAATTGTATTGTTTTTGAATTCAATTTTTGCGACAGCTTTATTGCTTTCGTATGTCCTTCCGTATATTTCTCCCAAAACAATTCCTGCTTTTGCGGTTTTTAGCTTATTCGTTCCTTTGCTTATCATTATCAATGTTTTATTTTTAATTTATTGGTTGATTAAACTTCATAAAAACTTCATTCTATCTGCCTTAATTTTAGGGATTGGTTGGTTTATTGCGCCACCATTTTTCAAATTTTCTAAAAAAGATGTCGTACTCAATAATGATTTAAAAGTAATGACCTATAATGTACGCTTGTTTAATCATTACAAACATGAAGAGGATGAAAGTACCGAGAAAAAAATATACCAGTTTATTAATAACCAATCTCCAGATATTGTGGCTCTTCAAGAGTTTTACAACTCTAAGGACTTGGATATAAAACTTAAATATAAATACATCAAAACAAAATCTAAATCAAACAAATTTGGTTTAGCAATCTACTCTAAATACCCTATAATCAACTCCGGATCTTTGAACTTTGAACACAGTGCTAACAATACAATTTTTGTTGACATTCTTAAAAACAAGGATACGATTCGCATCTATAATGTACATCTTGAATCGTTAAAAATTAATCCGAAAAAAGAAAACTTTGGAGAAAAAGATTCTGAAAAATTGTTCAAGCGTTTGCAAAACGGGTTCAAAAAACAAGTAGCTCAAACAGAACGTATTTTAAAACATGAAGCTTCTTGGAAAGGGAAAAAGGTTATGTGCGGCGATTTTAACAATACTGCCTACTCATGGGTGTATCAAAAATTATCAAAAAATAAAAAAGATACATTTATTGAAGCTGGTTTTGGATTAGGAAAATCGTTTCGATATATATATCCACTTCGTATAGACTTTGTTTTTACTGATACCAAGGCAACTATCAATCAATTTAAAACATTTAACCAAATTAAATTTTCCGACCACCACCCTATTCTTACCAGAATGCATTGGTAA
- a CDS encoding rhomboid family intramembrane serine protease — protein MDFLEHIKHRFKNAGIIEKLIYANLAVFLLVFLANTFSYLFQFNSNILVEWFSLPANLNDFIHKPWTIITYGFLHARFLHILFNLIALFFIGHLFKQYFTSKQLLNFYILGTIVGGLIFMISYNTFPALQKDSHNSILLGASAGISAIFIGIATYMPNYEIKFPLIGFVKLWILAAIWIAIDIIQIPASNAGGHLAHLGGALFGFLYVNKASNKELDIFSPFKNLFKKKEKPLKTVYKSGNKTRKKTGTKTQNQQEIDAILDKISKSGYDALTKDEKEFLFKQGNK, from the coding sequence ATGGACTTCTTGGAACACATAAAACATCGCTTCAAAAACGCTGGTATCATAGAAAAGCTTATCTATGCCAACCTAGCTGTTTTTTTATTGGTTTTTTTAGCAAATACATTTAGCTATCTATTCCAATTTAATAGCAATATTTTGGTTGAATGGTTTTCGTTACCTGCTAACCTGAATGATTTTATTCATAAACCATGGACTATCATAACTTATGGATTTTTACATGCTAGATTTTTACATATTCTGTTCAATTTAATCGCTCTGTTTTTTATTGGACATTTATTCAAACAGTATTTTACATCAAAACAACTTTTAAACTTTTATATTCTTGGAACAATAGTAGGTGGACTTATTTTTATGATCAGCTACAACACGTTTCCAGCACTCCAAAAAGACTCTCATAATAGTATTTTATTAGGAGCTTCTGCAGGAATATCTGCCATATTTATTGGGATAGCCACCTATATGCCCAATTATGAAATTAAATTCCCGTTAATCGGTTTTGTAAAACTTTGGATATTGGCTGCTATTTGGATCGCCATAGATATCATTCAAATTCCTGCAAGTAATGCAGGTGGACATTTAGCACATTTAGGGGGAGCCCTATTTGGTTTTTTATATGTTAACAAAGCAAGTAATAAAGAACTTGATATTTTTTCTCCATTCAAAAACCTCTTTAAAAAGAAAGAAAAACCTTTAAAAACCGTCTATAAATCGGGGAATAAAACCCGAAAGAAAACAGGAACAAAAACGCAAAATCAGCAAGAAATTGATGCTATTTTAGATAAAATTAGCAAATCAGGCTACGACGCTTTGACCAAAGACGAAAAAGAGTTTTTATTTAAACAAGGAAACAAATAG
- a CDS encoding rhomboid family intramembrane serine protease, whose protein sequence is MPRLTGAIKHLILINVILFVAPQLLQMDLTNLFALHFPQNENFGFWQYVTHMFMHGSFPHILFNMYALWAFGTPLQQMWGEKKFLFFYFSAGIGAGLIYTLVNYYQFNSIYEQLLSSKITESEISLILDISAQTTQDFINQCNTILSKNTNLVPYQGLGDNLIEISNLFSTPAVGASGAIYGVLVAFGLAFPNAKLALIFLPIPIAAKYFIPLMIFGDLFFGVTKYSIGNIAHFAHIGGAIIGFIIAWYWRKNQFRRF, encoded by the coding sequence ATGCCAAGATTAACAGGTGCTATTAAGCATTTAATACTAATTAACGTTATTCTATTTGTTGCCCCTCAATTGCTTCAAATGGACCTAACCAACCTATTTGCTTTACATTTTCCGCAAAATGAGAATTTTGGTTTTTGGCAGTATGTAACCCATATGTTTATGCATGGGAGCTTTCCTCATATTTTATTTAACATGTATGCTTTATGGGCCTTTGGAACTCCATTACAACAAATGTGGGGAGAAAAGAAGTTTTTATTCTTTTATTTTTCTGCAGGAATTGGAGCTGGATTGATTTATACACTTGTAAATTATTATCAATTTAACAGTATTTATGAACAGTTGTTATCTTCAAAAATAACTGAATCTGAAATTTCACTAATACTTGACATTTCTGCTCAAACTACCCAAGATTTTATTAATCAATGTAATACTATCTTATCTAAAAACACGAATCTGGTACCATATCAAGGGCTAGGAGACAACCTGATAGAAATAAGTAATTTATTTAGTACTCCAGCAGTTGGTGCTTCAGGGGCTATTTATGGTGTTTTAGTTGCTTTTGGGTTAGCCTTCCCTAACGCCAAACTGGCTTTAATATTTTTACCCATCCCTATTGCTGCAAAGTATTTCATTCCTTTAATGATTTTCGGTGATTTATTCTTTGGAGTAACAAAATACTCTATCGGTAATATAGCTCATTTTGCACATATTGGTGGAGCCATTATTGGATTTATAATTGCATGGTATTGGAGAAAAAATCAATTTAGACGCTTTTAA
- the mutL gene encoding DNA mismatch repair endonuclease MutL — protein MSDIIQLLPDHVANQIAAGEVVQRPASVVKELIENAIDAGATSIKLLLKDAGKTLIQVIDNGKGMSQTDARLSFERHATSKIKDAQDLFNLNTKGFRGEALASIAAIAHVELKTKLENEELGTQIKIEGSKITSQEVVSTAKGTSIAVKNLFFNIPARRNFLKSDTIETRHVVDEFQRVALAHPDISFLLHHNNNEIYNLPKSNLRKRIVGIFGTKMNEKLVPIEEQTDILTITGFVAKPEYAKKKRGEQFFFVNDRFIKSSYLNHAVVNAFEGLLEGGSHPSYFLYLEVPPNSIDINIHPTKTEIKFDNEKALYAILRATVKHSLGQYNIAPVLDFDRDANLDTPYDLSKVTSASMPKITVDPTFNPFKNDPTPTEPIKTNSTSYTSGSSNSSGSSNSYTANFKKDHGNWEALYTNTEFEPIASVSSQQEQLFESSHETETGKTFQIQKKYILSSIKSGVVLIHQSLAHQRVLYEEFLESITVKEASSQQLLFPVSISFSSNDIEMIYSIKSDLEGTGFVFEEFTKESVVIRGIPTSITESQITFILEQLLDDMKLEVPDTSFSHFDIMAKSFAKSLAIKTGTTLSNKEQENLVNDLFSCKEPNSSPFGKPIFKTLTLQEIDTIFNK, from the coding sequence ATGTCTGATATCATACAATTACTACCTGATCACGTAGCGAATCAAATTGCTGCAGGAGAAGTTGTTCAACGACCTGCTTCTGTTGTAAAAGAACTTATTGAAAACGCTATTGATGCAGGAGCTACATCTATAAAATTATTACTTAAAGACGCTGGAAAAACCTTAATTCAGGTAATTGACAACGGTAAAGGAATGAGTCAAACAGATGCTCGTTTAAGCTTTGAACGTCATGCTACCTCAAAAATTAAAGATGCTCAAGATCTTTTTAACTTAAATACAAAAGGATTCCGAGGAGAAGCTCTAGCATCTATTGCGGCTATTGCACATGTAGAGTTAAAAACAAAGTTAGAAAACGAAGAGCTTGGAACTCAAATTAAAATTGAAGGTAGTAAAATAACTTCTCAAGAAGTAGTTTCTACAGCAAAAGGAACTAGTATTGCCGTTAAGAACTTATTTTTCAATATTCCTGCACGCAGAAACTTTTTAAAATCAGATACCATTGAAACACGTCATGTAGTTGATGAGTTTCAGCGTGTGGCATTGGCACATCCAGATATCAGTTTCTTGTTGCATCATAACAACAATGAAATTTACAATTTACCTAAAAGTAATTTACGTAAACGTATTGTAGGTATTTTTGGAACAAAAATGAATGAGAAGTTGGTTCCAATAGAAGAACAAACTGACATTTTAACCATTACTGGATTTGTAGCAAAACCTGAGTATGCCAAGAAAAAAAGAGGAGAACAGTTCTTTTTTGTAAACGATCGTTTTATTAAAAGTTCCTATTTAAATCATGCTGTTGTAAATGCTTTCGAAGGACTGTTAGAAGGAGGATCACATCCATCATATTTTTTATACTTAGAGGTACCTCCTAACAGTATTGATATTAACATACATCCTACTAAAACAGAAATCAAATTTGATAATGAGAAAGCGCTTTATGCAATTTTACGTGCTACTGTAAAACACAGTTTAGGACAATATAACATTGCTCCAGTTTTAGATTTTGATAGAGATGCTAATTTAGACACTCCATACGATTTGAGTAAGGTTACTTCGGCTTCTATGCCCAAAATTACGGTAGACCCTACTTTTAATCCGTTTAAAAACGACCCAACCCCTACAGAACCTATTAAAACGAATAGTACTAGCTACACCTCAGGCTCTTCAAACTCTTCGGGTAGTTCAAATAGTTATACTGCGAACTTTAAAAAAGATCATGGAAATTGGGAAGCTTTATATACAAATACTGAGTTCGAACCAATTGCTTCTGTAAGTTCTCAACAAGAACAATTATTTGAAAGTTCTCACGAAACAGAAACAGGAAAAACTTTTCAAATCCAAAAGAAATACATCTTATCCTCTATAAAATCTGGAGTCGTTCTAATACATCAATCATTGGCACATCAACGTGTGTTATATGAAGAATTTTTAGAGAGTATTACTGTAAAGGAAGCTAGTAGTCAACAATTATTGTTTCCTGTAAGCATTTCATTTTCTTCAAATGATATTGAAATGATTTACAGTATCAAATCAGATTTGGAAGGAACTGGATTTGTTTTTGAAGAATTTACCAAAGAGAGTGTGGTTATTCGAGGAATTCCGACTTCAATTACAGAAAGTCAAATTACTTTTATTTTGGAGCAGTTATTGGATGATATGAAATTAGAAGTTCCTGATACTAGTTTTAGTCATTTTGATATTATGGCAAAATCTTTTGCAAAATCATTGGCTATTAAAACAGGAACTACCTTATCAAATAAAGAACAAGAAAACTTAGTAAATGATTTGTTTTCTTGTAAAGAACCTAATAGTTCACCATTTGGAAAACCAATTTTTAAAACGCTCACTTTACAAGAGATAGATACTATTTTTAACAAATAA
- a CDS encoding riboflavin synthase subunit beta, which translates to MGFIKRENKKFDYQPRYYKGENPYKFKHKFDEYRSTVGKRKGIKGKFNAAIEEFKNSEYGGLNKTIVITIVILILLFLYIIDFDLSIFIPRN; encoded by the coding sequence ATGGGATTTATTAAGAGAGAAAATAAAAAGTTTGATTATCAACCTCGCTATTACAAAGGTGAAAATCCATACAAATTCAAACACAAATTTGATGAATATAGGAGTACCGTTGGTAAACGCAAAGGGATTAAAGGAAAGTTCAATGCTGCCATAGAGGAATTTAAAAACTCTGAATATGGGGGATTGAATAAAACCATTGTAATAACTATTGTTATTTTGATATTGCTTTTCCTTTATATTATTGATTTTGATCTCTCTATTTTTATACCAAGAAACTAA
- the ribH gene encoding 6,7-dimethyl-8-ribityllumazine synthase, with the protein MATTNLSHYDKASIPNAKSFRFGIVVSEWNPDITGNLHKGAIDTLLDCGATKENIISWDVPGSFELVYGCKKMIESQKVDAIIAIGNVIQGETKHFDFVCEGVTQGIVDLNIKYDIPVIFCVLTDNTKQQSIDRSGGKLGNKGVECAVAAIKMAAIKNTGTSTSEIGF; encoded by the coding sequence ATGGCAACAACAAATTTATCTCATTACGATAAAGCTTCAATCCCAAATGCGAAATCTTTTCGATTTGGGATTGTTGTTTCTGAATGGAATCCTGACATTACAGGGAACCTTCACAAAGGAGCAATTGACACACTTTTAGATTGTGGAGCTACCAAAGAAAATATCATTTCCTGGGATGTTCCTGGAAGTTTTGAATTGGTGTATGGTTGTAAAAAAATGATTGAATCTCAAAAAGTAGATGCCATCATTGCAATTGGAAATGTAATTCAAGGAGAAACAAAACATTTTGATTTTGTTTGTGAAGGAGTTACACAAGGAATTGTTGACCTAAATATCAAATATGACATCCCTGTGATTTTCTGTGTATTAACAGATAACACTAAGCAACAATCTATAGATCGTTCTGGTGGAAAATTAGGAAACAAAGGAGTAGAATGTGCTGTAGCCGCTATTAAAATGGCTGCAATTAAAAACACTGGGACTTCTACTTCAGAAATTGGTTTTTAA
- a CDS encoding tetratricopeptide repeat protein, which produces MATYKKRGYKPKKEKVVQEVEETFDETQSTTAEVFNTLDETANKSEEWIEKNSKPLFYGLVVIAALILGYLGYNKFIAEPTEKEASNELAFPRTFFDQAATAAGVKADSLYNLGLEGGDGKYGFIDIASTFSGTKAGNLANYYAGISYLKMKKYKEAIDYLSKFDSDDELLGPTALGAIGDAFADINQLDDALDYYQKAANKKDNQFTSPLFLFKAGQIAMEVKNYSTAEKLFSTIKEKYSNSDQGRDIEKYINAAKYAQ; this is translated from the coding sequence ATGGCTACATACAAGAAAAGAGGTTATAAACCTAAGAAAGAAAAGGTTGTTCAAGAAGTAGAAGAAACATTTGATGAAACGCAAAGTACAACGGCTGAAGTATTTAATACCTTAGACGAAACTGCCAATAAATCAGAAGAATGGATTGAAAAAAACAGCAAACCTTTATTCTACGGATTAGTTGTAATAGCAGCTTTAATTTTAGGTTATTTAGGTTACAATAAATTCATTGCTGAACCAACTGAAAAAGAAGCTTCTAATGAATTAGCTTTCCCTAGAACGTTCTTTGATCAAGCGGCAACTGCAGCTGGTGTTAAAGCAGATTCTTTATACAATTTAGGTTTAGAAGGTGGTGATGGTAAATACGGATTCATTGATATTGCCTCTACTTTTAGTGGAACAAAAGCAGGAAACTTAGCAAACTATTACGCTGGTATTTCTTACTTAAAAATGAAAAAGTATAAGGAAGCTATTGACTACTTAAGTAAGTTTGACTCTGATGATGAATTATTAGGTCCAACAGCATTGGGTGCTATTGGTGATGCTTTTGCTGATATCAATCAATTAGACGACGCTTTAGACTACTACCAAAAGGCAGCTAACAAAAAAGACAATCAATTTACTTCTCCATTATTTTTATTTAAAGCAGGTCAAATTGCAATGGAAGTAAAAAATTATAGTACAGCTGAAAAATTATTCTCTACAATTAAAGAGAAGTATTCAAACTCTGATCAGGGTAGAGATATTGAAAAATACATTAATGCTGCTAAATATGCACAATAA
- the recF gene encoding DNA replication/repair protein RecF (All proteins in this family for which functions are known are DNA-binding proteins that assist the filamentation of RecA onto DNA for the initiation of recombination or recombinational repair.), with product MYLQKLSLVNFKNIESQTFEFQKKINCFVGNNGIGKTNVLDAIYYLSFAKSYFNSIAGQNIRHGQDFFMIEGEYMLSERNEKILCSLKRGQKKVLKRNGKAYEKFSEHIGQLPLVIISPADRDLIVEGSDTRRKFIDGVISQQDKKYLQSLINYNKVVSQRNALLKYFAANRTFDALNLKVYDEQLVEYGKVIYEKRRAFLDEFVPIFNEKHRVISGENEEVNLRYKSQLHETSFEELLTLSLEKDKIIQYTTVGIHKDDLGFEIGEFPIKKFGSQGQQKSYLIALKLAQFEFIKRQSNVTPILLLDDIFDKLDEHRVAHIIDLVNNDEFGQIFITDTHADRTETVIKQSNQEYQVFKLS from the coding sequence ATGTATTTGCAGAAGCTATCACTAGTGAATTTTAAAAATATTGAATCGCAAACTTTTGAATTTCAAAAGAAGATAAATTGTTTTGTTGGTAATAATGGTATTGGAAAAACCAATGTGCTAGATGCAATCTATTATTTGTCATTTGCGAAAAGTTATTTTAATTCGATTGCAGGACAGAATATTCGTCATGGACAAGACTTTTTTATGATTGAAGGTGAGTATATGTTAAGTGAAAGAAATGAGAAAATTTTATGTTCTTTAAAGCGTGGACAAAAGAAAGTGTTGAAGCGTAATGGAAAGGCGTATGAAAAATTTTCAGAACATATAGGTCAATTACCCTTAGTTATTATTTCTCCTGCAGATAGAGATTTGATTGTAGAAGGAAGTGATACTCGTAGAAAATTTATTGATGGAGTTATTTCTCAACAAGATAAAAAGTACTTACAAAGTTTAATAAACTATAATAAGGTGGTGAGTCAACGAAATGCCTTGTTAAAGTACTTTGCAGCCAATAGAACGTTTGACGCGTTGAATTTGAAAGTTTATGATGAACAATTAGTAGAGTACGGAAAAGTTATTTACGAGAAGCGAAGAGCTTTCTTAGATGAGTTTGTGCCAATTTTTAATGAAAAACATCGTGTGATATCAGGAGAGAATGAAGAAGTGAATTTGCGATATAAGAGTCAGTTGCATGAAACATCATTTGAAGAATTATTGACATTAAGTTTAGAAAAAGACAAAATAATTCAGTATACTACAGTAGGAATACATAAAGATGATTTAGGATTTGAAATAGGAGAGTTTCCTATCAAGAAATTTGGGTCTCAAGGACAACAAAAATCCTACTTAATCGCTTTAAAATTGGCGCAGTTTGAGTTTATTAAAAGGCAATCAAATGTTACTCCGATTTTATTGTTGGATGATATTTTTGATAAATTAGATGAGCATCGTGTAGCCCATATTATTGATTTAGTAAATAATGATGAGTTTGGTCAGATTTTTATCACCGATACACATGCAGATAGAACAGAAACAGTTATAAAGCAAAGTAATCAAGAATACCAAGTTTTTAAATTAAGTTAG
- a CDS encoding DUF721 domain-containing protein yields MAKRENNSFSIKDLMGSFIQENNLKKGFQKMHIEEAWEKLMGAGVASYTSEVKLQNGTLIVRLTSSVLREELSYGKEKIINMLNHEMGEDLVKRLMLV; encoded by the coding sequence ATGGCAAAAAGAGAAAATAATAGTTTTTCTATAAAGGATTTAATGGGAAGTTTTATTCAAGAGAATAATTTGAAAAAAGGTTTCCAGAAAATGCATATTGAGGAAGCTTGGGAGAAATTGATGGGAGCAGGAGTAGCTTCATATACAAGTGAAGTAAAGCTTCAAAACGGAACTCTTATCGTTCGTTTAACTTCTTCTGTACTAAGAGAAGAACTGAGTTACGGAAAAGAGAAAATCATCAATATGCTAAATCACGAAATGGGAGAAGATTTGGTGAAAAGATTAATGCTAGTCTAA
- a CDS encoding nucleoside-diphosphate kinase, translating to MATNRTFTMIKPDAVENGHTGAILEKINAAGFRIVAMKKTQMTKRDAETFYGVHSERPFFGELVEFMTRGPIIAAILEKDNAVEDFRTLIGATNPAEAAEGTIRQLYATSIGENAVHGSDSDENAAIEGAFHFSGREMF from the coding sequence ATGGCAACAAATAGAACTTTTACAATGATTAAACCAGATGCTGTTGAAAACGGACATACTGGTGCTATTTTAGAAAAAATCAACGCTGCAGGATTTAGAATCGTGGCTATGAAAAAAACTCAAATGACTAAGCGTGACGCTGAAACTTTTTACGGAGTGCACAGTGAGCGTCCATTCTTTGGTGAATTAGTAGAGTTTATGACTCGTGGACCAATTATTGCTGCTATCTTAGAAAAAGATAACGCTGTTGAAGATTTTAGAACTTTAATTGGTGCTACTAACCCAGCTGAAGCTGCTGAGGGAACTATCCGTCAATTATACGCTACTTCTATCGGTGAAAACGCTGTTCACGGTTCTGATTCTGATGAAAATGCAGCTATCGAAGGTGCTTTCCATTTCTCAGGAAGAGAGATGTTCTAA
- a CDS encoding bifunctional oligoribonuclease/PAP phosphatase NrnA, giving the protein MILKRFEELREFLEKPRNIVVIGHKNPDGDAVGSTLGLKHYLDKKGHTVQVLMPNEYPDFLHWIPGSETVKRFDRQNNQSVKALGRSEIIFLLDFNALHRVGDDMKNTLEKYEHDFALIDHHQQPDDFAYMYSDTSMSSTCQMVYNFIEMMGDVAMIDKNIATCLYTGIMTDTGSFRFRSTTSQTHKIIADLIDKGAENDRIHSNVHDANSYNRLLLLGQALSNLSILPEYKTAFISLSQEEKDKFNYEKGDTEGVVNYALSLKGIVFGVIFIEDKEQGIVKISFRSKGKFSVNQFARNHFNGGGHDNAAGGRSTSGLEDTIEKFKTLLPTYKEELLTSYES; this is encoded by the coding sequence ATGATTTTAAAACGATTTGAAGAGTTAAGAGAATTTCTTGAAAAACCAAGAAATATTGTGGTGATTGGACATAAGAACCCTGACGGGGATGCCGTAGGGTCTACTTTAGGTTTAAAACATTATTTAGATAAAAAAGGGCATACAGTACAAGTATTGATGCCAAATGAATATCCAGATTTTTTGCACTGGATACCTGGGTCGGAAACAGTAAAGCGTTTTGATAGACAAAATAATCAGTCAGTGAAAGCTTTAGGAAGATCTGAAATTATTTTTCTTTTAGATTTTAATGCACTCCATAGGGTGGGAGATGATATGAAAAATACCTTAGAGAAATATGAACACGATTTTGCTTTGATTGATCATCATCAACAACCAGATGATTTTGCATATATGTATTCAGATACATCTATGTCATCAACTTGTCAAATGGTATACAATTTTATTGAAATGATGGGAGATGTAGCAATGATTGATAAAAACATAGCAACTTGTTTATATACTGGTATTATGACGGATACGGGTTCGTTTCGTTTTCGTTCAACAACAAGTCAAACCCATAAGATAATAGCTGATTTAATAGATAAAGGTGCTGAAAATGATCGTATTCATAGTAATGTGCATGATGCGAATTCATACAATAGACTTTTATTATTAGGACAAGCATTAAGTAATTTGAGTATATTACCAGAATATAAAACTGCATTTATCTCATTATCTCAAGAAGAAAAAGACAAGTTCAATTATGAAAAAGGAGATACTGAAGGGGTAGTGAATTATGCTTTGTCTCTCAAAGGAATAGTCTTTGGAGTTATTTTTATTGAAGATAAGGAGCAAGGAATTGTGAAAATTTCTTTTAGGTCTAAGGGTAAGTTCTCCGTAAATCAGTTTGCAAGAAATCATTTTAATGGTGGGGGACATGATAATGCTGCAGGAGGTAGAAGCACGAGTGGATTAGAAGATACTATAGAAAAATTTAAGACGTTATTACCAACATATAAAGAGGAGTTGTTAACGAGTTATGAAAGTTAG